The sequence GATCAACACCCGGTGAACGCCACTCAACGTCTCCTGTAATTCTCAATTTACCGCTTCGCTTACCACCACCGATCTCTCCTCCCCAGCCACTTAAACTGGTTTTCGTAGGATCATAATCGAGGTAATCAGCATCTTCGCGCTGAAAATAATGTCGTGAATTTCTTTGCAAACGTGCTATGGATTCCTCACTACCATTTACACGCGAGGCAAATGTTTTTCCGGCAATATAATATTTACGGTTTTTCCAGTTATGTTCAAAGTCAAACCCTCCAACAAATGAATTGTCAGCCAAAAATTCAAGATTTTCATCTTTAATATTACGTATGGTGGAAGTAAAAATTCCGCCCAATACAGTACTCCCTTCATTAAAATCTTGCTTAACACGTGCTATCGAGTAATTAGTGAAAGGTTCAACAGCTTCTTTAATTTGTTCATCGGCCGATTTTATGGTGGCAGTCTCACGCGCAGTCATGCTATTTACCAGCCCAAGAGAGAATCCATTCTTATTTTTCCCCGTAAGTTTTAATGCATTAATTATAGAAGTGTTATCCGGCATTTCAAGGCTTTCGCCAACCTCTTCATCATAGTAGGGTTCGTAACTCGGTGCATGTCCTACGCGGCGAGAATAAAAAAGCATATCATTTCCGGAGTTGTATTCCAAAATACTGTTCCCTTCTAAAAAGAAAGGTCTTTTCTCGTCATAAAACACTTCGTATGACGTCAGGTTTAATTCAGATGGATCAGCTTCAACCTGCCCAAAATCAGGGTTAAAAGTGTAATCTAAGGTAAAGTTCGAGGTTACTCCTATTTTGCCATCTACACCGAAACCCAAATTGGTCTCATTATTCTCCGAATTCGGGAAATACTGACCGCTTGTATAGGGCATTACCTCAAAGTTTCGTTTGTATGGAATATCCTGTATTCCACGTAATTCACCAAAAATATACACCATTGCAGGAGCATCAATCGGAATCAGCTTCCACTGGCTTTCTTCGCTAAGCCGGTGTATCCAGCGCCAAATATGCATTCCCCATACCTGCTCTTCTTTTTTTGAATAGCGAATTTGGGAAAATGGAACACGCATTTCAGCATACCAGGCCGAGTCTCCCAACGAAGTTTTCGCATCCCAAACAGCGTTCCAGTTAAAATCCCATCCATATTCTCCCATGTGCATCAGGTCTATTTTCTGACCTGCCGATGTTACATTAAACTCAAAAGCTGTTTGTTTATCCTGATACGAATCAAGGGCAATTCCGGCCACGTCTCCATTTAGTTCATCCCTTCTCCCCAAAATCGGGTCCATTTCACCAGGTTCATTATCATGAGCTATAATTGCAAAATAGAGG comes from uncultured Draconibacterium sp. and encodes:
- a CDS encoding DUF5916 domain-containing protein — protein: MLLRFVQTLFLLTGCVCFVSAQNYNYTLSDDSLVNHYASIKRVYYATRTSMVPKIDGKLNDECWQKVGTWDGDFIQQVPHQAQAPSQETEIKILYDDKYLYFAIIAHDNEPGEMDPILGRRDELNGDVAGIALDSYQDKQTAFEFNVTSAGQKIDLMHMGEYGWDFNWNAVWDAKTSLGDSAWYAEMRVPFSQIRYSKKEEQVWGMHIWRWIHRLSEESQWKLIPIDAPAMVYIFGELRGIQDIPYKRNFEVMPYTSGQYFPNSENNETNLGFGVDGKIGVTSNFTLDYTFNPDFGQVEADPSELNLTSYEVFYDEKRPFFLEGNSILEYNSGNDMLFYSRRVGHAPSYEPYYDEEVGESLEMPDNTSIINALKLTGKNKNGFSLGLVNSMTARETATIKSADEQIKEAVEPFTNYSIARVKQDFNEGSTVLGGIFTSTIRNIKDENLEFLADNSFVGGFDFEHNWKNRKYYIAGKTFASRVNGSEESIARLQRNSRHYFQREDADYLDYDPTKTSLSGWGGEIGGGKRSGKLRITGDVEWRSPGVDLNDVGYLRQADYIDQDFRIQYLVNKPKGILLNYSFRLAQGHNWTYNGDNLRDNFSFTAASRFKNYWRFDLAAYRYVNEIDTRRLRGGPSLRIDNRNRLGAAIQTNSQRDFFVGLRTDFSRSADDITYENSYSFQVDWRISTRFMLSSRSTYVKEQDNSQYLRRTRINDNSDKYEYVVGNLYRKTFYTTFRAEFFITPELSLQYYGSPYVSSGKYLDYKRVNDSKANELDQRFEMLSREGDLLVDGQGNEYHDFSSYDFDFNFQEFRSNFVARWEYKTGSTFYFVWSHNRSSYQDTYNSSLFNSFKDIRKIGAENAFMIKFSYWFSL